From a single Calothrix sp. NIES-2098 genomic region:
- a CDS encoding LuxR family GAF modulated transcriptional regulator, whose amino-acid sequence MANSLHAAFDAIANVRNEQELKLALMDKIGEHFGVQHWGIYLIDDQSKTEIDVPGIPAVCLQGNPIGRYVVERHAPAHEQLILSPEDWKDICPRHDHEHVMTGPIVCDGRLVGTLNLARAEGSPPFDGNDLADLSALCIHISSKLATLRAKPQTSTSPLPNPLTPRELEIAELVAQGLTNTEIAARLWITQNSVKQALKRMFRKLGVSARTEMVTKLHSISSSQPK is encoded by the coding sequence ATGGCTAATTCTCTTCATGCTGCATTTGATGCGATCGCCAATGTCCGCAATGAGCAAGAGCTTAAACTCGCACTCATGGATAAAATTGGCGAGCATTTTGGCGTGCAACATTGGGGTATCTACCTCATAGATGACCAGTCAAAGACTGAGATTGATGTTCCCGGTATTCCAGCTGTATGCTTACAAGGCAATCCCATAGGACGCTATGTAGTTGAGCGTCATGCTCCTGCTCATGAGCAATTAATCTTATCGCCAGAAGATTGGAAGGATATTTGTCCGCGCCACGACCACGAACACGTGATGACTGGCCCAATTGTCTGCGATGGTCGGCTTGTGGGAACGCTGAACTTGGCTCGTGCTGAGGGTAGCCCACCCTTTGACGGTAACGATTTAGCCGATTTGAGTGCTTTGTGCATTCACATCTCGTCAAAACTCGCTACTTTGAGGGCGAAACCACAAACTTCTACATCCCCCTTACCTAATCCACTGACACCGCGCGAGTTAGAAATTGCAGAATTAGTTGCTCAAGGCTTAACTAATACGGAAATCGCCGCCAGACTTTGGATTACCCAAAATTCTGTGAAACAAGCCCTCAAAAGGATGTTCCGTAAGCTTGGGGTGTCTGCGCGTACAGAGATGGTAACAAAGCTGCATTCAATTTCTTCCTCTCAGCCCAAATAG
- a CDS encoding ThiJ/PfpI domain protein: MDNSAAYKIGLVIYPGMTQLDITGPQQVFSFMPNTKVYCLWKNLEPVTSSDNLTILPNITFADSPPLDVLCVPGGPGQVEMMRDGEVLEFLQHQSKTAKYITSVCTGSLILAAAGLLQGYRAACHWAFRDQLAMLGVEVLNERVVIDRNRITGGGVTAGIDFGLVIAAHLCGEETAKVIQLLLEYNPAPPFNVGSPENAGQILVKQVQKIGEQLIAASLKQTQETAKLLGI, translated from the coding sequence ATGGATAATTCAGCAGCGTACAAAATTGGTTTGGTAATTTATCCTGGGATGACGCAATTAGATATTACTGGGCCACAGCAAGTTTTTAGTTTTATGCCAAACACCAAAGTTTATTGCTTGTGGAAAAATCTAGAGCCAGTTACTAGTAGCGATAATTTAACTATTTTGCCAAATATAACTTTTGCTGACTCTCCACCCTTGGATGTGTTGTGTGTACCAGGCGGGCCGGGACAGGTTGAGATGATGCGAGATGGAGAAGTATTGGAATTTCTACAACACCAAAGCAAGACAGCAAAATATATCACCTCAGTTTGCACTGGCTCCTTAATTCTGGCTGCGGCTGGATTGTTGCAAGGCTATCGCGCTGCTTGTCATTGGGCTTTTCGCGATCAGTTAGCCATGTTAGGCGTTGAGGTGCTAAATGAAAGAGTTGTTATCGATCGCAATCGGATTACTGGCGGTGGTGTGACTGCTGGTATTGATTTTGGGCTGGTAATTGCTGCTCATTTGTGCGGTGAAGAAACAGCTAAGGTAATTCAGCTATTGCTAGAGTATAATCCCGCACCACCTTTTAATGTTGGCTCGCCAGAAAATGCTGGTCAGATATTAGTTAAGCAGGTGCAAAAAATTGGTGAACAACTCATAGCAGCATCCCTAAAACAGACACAGGAGACTGCTAAGTTGCTGGGAATCTAA
- a CDS encoding response regulator receiver domain protein has product MANLQSLFHALASANNERKLRLAFMDEVGKHFSVQRWGIYLTDEQSRLVSVDVRGVPDSLVERYEQVGRAVDPVMRYVVERHAPAHEELVLPPGGWKQCELYQHCCAYYDHEHIMTGPIVGGGRLIGTIHFARIGNTPAFTPENLADLSALCLHMSACFAMLKQQTQGFCSTLTNRLTPRELQIAELVAQGLTNAEIGTKLWITENSVKQALKRMFRKLEVVNRAEMVARLQDVLTA; this is encoded by the coding sequence ATGGCTAATTTGCAAAGTTTATTTCATGCTCTAGCTTCTGCCAATAACGAACGCAAATTACGACTAGCTTTCATGGATGAAGTTGGAAAGCATTTTAGCGTGCAACGTTGGGGTATCTACCTTACCGATGAACAATCCCGTCTAGTTAGTGTCGATGTTCGCGGTGTTCCTGATTCTTTGGTAGAGCGCTATGAACAAGTAGGTAGAGCCGTAGATCCAGTTATGCGCTATGTCGTTGAGCGCCACGCACCAGCCCATGAAGAATTGGTGCTTCCCCCAGGAGGCTGGAAACAATGCGAATTGTATCAGCATTGTTGCGCGTACTATGACCACGAACACATCATGACAGGCCCGATTGTAGGCGGTGGTCGCCTGATTGGTACTATTCACTTTGCTCGCATCGGTAATACACCCGCCTTTACTCCAGAAAATCTTGCTGATTTGAGCGCTTTATGTCTTCATATGTCAGCTTGTTTTGCTATGCTCAAGCAACAAACGCAAGGATTTTGCTCAACCCTAACTAATCGCTTGACTCCCCGCGAACTGCAAATCGCGGAGTTGGTAGCGCAAGGTTTAACTAATGCTGAAATTGGTACAAAACTTTGGATTACAGAAAATTCAGTTAAGCAAGCTCTTAAAAGGATGTTTCGCAAGTTAGAGGTTGTCAATCGTGCTGAAATGGTAGCAAGATTGCAAGATGTTTTGACTGCATAG
- the glmU gene encoding UDP-N-acetylglucosamine pyrophosphorylase, whose product MKLFAIRLKPNEDLRQSLKNFAIQQSIQAGFILSAIGSLQQANIRFANQENSTVLNEKFEILSLQGTIANTGVHLHIAIADREGKTIGGHLDNGCIIYTTAEIVIGTTEKFSFKRIFDEQTGYQELEIEV is encoded by the coding sequence ATGAAACTATTTGCAATTAGGCTTAAACCCAATGAAGATTTAAGACAAAGCCTCAAGAATTTTGCTATTCAACAGAGTATACAAGCGGGTTTTATATTAAGTGCGATCGGTAGTTTGCAGCAAGCAAATATTCGCTTTGCCAATCAAGAGAATAGTACAGTTTTAAATGAGAAGTTTGAAATACTTTCTCTTCAAGGAACAATAGCTAATACCGGGGTGCATTTGCATATTGCGATCGCAGATCGAGAAGGTAAAACAATTGGCGGACATCTCGATAATGGATGCATTATCTACACAACTGCTGAAATAGTTATTGGTACAACTGAAAAGTTTAGTTTTAAGAGGATTTTTGATGAGCAGACGGGGTATCAAGAATTAGAGATTGAAGTGTAA
- a CDS encoding Fmu (Sun)/nucleolar NOL1/Nop2p, translating to MEKPSNLLLKLSRRLFENPNIQEEFIQALINPQPFSPCILWCQSRPDISPFSVETPTNWQPQFVDRLLLGEKPGKHPLHDQGNFYCLDFSSVFAATTLLAISQSINLIFDMCAAPGGKSIFAWKALQPDLLISNEVIGKRLGMLISNLKRCQIKPSFVANRDSSIFAEAIPLSSDLVLVDAPCTGQSLLAKGETAPGCFHPTNINKCANRQKRIIANSAQIVAPQGYLAYMTCTYSPEENEEVCEWFLQRFPQFQPVPISHLQEYQSHLIEIPSYRLFPQDRLGAGAFTVLFKNTEEGEPKQVDEDIYRQLGFRSIS from the coding sequence ATGGAAAAACCTTCAAATCTCTTACTTAAACTCTCGCGACGTTTGTTTGAAAACCCTAATATTCAAGAAGAATTTATTCAAGCGTTAATTAATCCTCAACCTTTCTCACCTTGCATTCTTTGGTGTCAATCAAGGCCAGATATTTCACCATTTTCTGTAGAAACACCAACAAATTGGCAACCACAATTTGTAGACAGATTACTTTTAGGAGAAAAGCCAGGTAAACATCCACTACATGACCAAGGAAATTTCTACTGTCTAGATTTTTCTTCCGTATTTGCGGCTACTACTTTGTTAGCAATTTCGCAATCAATAAATTTAATTTTTGATATGTGTGCGGCACCAGGTGGAAAAAGCATCTTTGCGTGGAAAGCATTGCAGCCCGATTTACTTATCAGCAATGAAGTAATTGGTAAACGCTTAGGAATGCTAATTTCTAACTTAAAACGTTGCCAAATAAAACCTAGTTTTGTAGCTAATCGAGATTCTAGTATCTTTGCTGAAGCTATACCTTTATCTAGCGATTTAGTTCTCGTAGATGCTCCTTGTACTGGGCAATCTTTACTAGCTAAAGGAGAAACAGCACCAGGATGTTTCCATCCAACTAACATTAATAAATGTGCCAATCGTCAAAAACGAATTATAGCTAACTCTGCTCAAATTGTTGCACCTCAAGGCTATCTTGCTTATATGACTTGTACTTACTCCCCTGAAGAAAACGAGGAAGTTTGCGAATGGTTTTTACAACGCTTTCCCCAATTTCAGCCAGTACCTATTAGCCATTTACAAGAATATCAATCGCATTTAATAGAAATCCCATCTTATCGACTCTTCCCTCAAGATAGACTAGGCGCTGGTGCGTTCACAGTGCTTTTTAAAAATACAGAAGAAGGCGAGCCTAAACAAGTAGATGAAGATATTTATCGTCAACTCGGTTTTAGATCAATATCATAA
- a CDS encoding zinc-containing alcohol dehydrogenase superfamily protein has product MKALVKQHASRGLWMTDVPKPVPGSQDVLIRIEKSAICGTDVHIYEWDGWAQKNVPVPTVIGHEFMGVIEEVGSDVQEFKVGYRVSGEGHITCGRCRNCRTGQEHLCRKTLGVGVNRHGSFAEYLILPAKNVFPLIDEVSDDIAAIFDPFGNATHAALSFDLLGEDVLITGAGPIGALAAAICKHAGARHIVVTDVNDSRLEKALQMGATRVVNVSREPLWQVAKELGLSEGFGVGLEMSGNPSAFHTMIDMMSHGGKIALLGIFSTKVETDWLSVIFKGLQIKGIYGREMFRTWFKMQSMLQAGLDISPVITHRFEIDDFEEGFEAARSGTATKVILDW; this is encoded by the coding sequence ATGAAAGCATTAGTCAAGCAGCACGCATCCCGTGGTTTGTGGATGACAGACGTTCCCAAACCCGTACCTGGTTCGCAAGATGTTCTGATTCGGATTGAAAAGTCAGCAATCTGCGGTACTGACGTTCATATTTATGAATGGGACGGATGGGCACAAAAGAATGTCCCAGTGCCAACTGTAATTGGTCACGAATTTATGGGTGTGATCGAAGAAGTAGGTTCGGACGTACAAGAATTCAAAGTTGGATATAGAGTTTCTGGTGAGGGACATATCACTTGTGGTCGTTGCCGTAACTGTCGAACGGGGCAAGAACACTTATGCCGTAAGACTCTTGGGGTAGGAGTGAATCGGCATGGCTCCTTTGCAGAATATCTGATACTTCCCGCAAAAAACGTATTTCCCCTCATTGACGAGGTGAGCGATGATATTGCTGCGATTTTCGATCCTTTTGGAAACGCGACTCATGCAGCTCTCTCGTTCGATCTTCTCGGCGAGGATGTTCTGATTACAGGTGCTGGCCCGATTGGTGCTTTAGCCGCCGCAATCTGCAAACACGCAGGAGCAAGACACATCGTTGTTACAGATGTGAATGACTCGCGATTGGAAAAGGCTTTACAGATGGGTGCAACGCGAGTTGTGAATGTTAGTCGAGAACCACTATGGCAAGTTGCTAAAGAATTGGGCTTATCGGAAGGCTTTGGTGTTGGTCTAGAAATGTCGGGCAATCCTAGTGCTTTCCATACCATGATTGATATGATGAGTCACGGTGGCAAAATTGCTTTACTAGGAATTTTCTCCACAAAAGTTGAGACCGATTGGTTAAGCGTAATTTTTAAAGGACTGCAAATCAAAGGTATCTACGGCCGAGAGATGTTTAGAACTTGGTTTAAGATGCAAAGTATGTTGCAGGCAGGGTTGGATATTTCACCGGTGATTACTCATCGGTTCGAGATTGATGACTTTGAAGAGGGATTTGAAGCTGCGCGTTCGGGGACAGCGACAAAAGTCATTCTTGATTGGTAG
- the purD gene encoding phosphoribosylglycinamide synthetase: MKYMIYGHGNALEQCTYSLLLQTLPKSDQALFAMAGNSALLAKMQNVYVVKTLDDAISLATDEKVDLVILLSPVPLMAGVADAFQKAGFDVFGLPQNVTKLESSKAFGKQFMRDYAIPCADSFETTNLEEAKKFLELNWQDRTRQYVIKSDSFDTNASKRVILPSSLDEAVFAVEGMLNSSRTDSSSVVIEERLYGSELSVHVFFDGKSYHILPQVSDFKRLLDRDRGPNTQGVGALATTNYSSADLLTELRTQIIEPTLEGIQKTWDDYRYILYIGVIATESGLKVLEFNTRPGSPEWIALLQLLDSPLNEIINAIQQQKLSNTEIKWKQGFGGALFALSYGYPLIEREYFESIVGVEKIDETVEVYGDGIKQNCDRLEVNGGRVLAVAGFSQDINSLRNNIYENICKVRFNGMFYRSDLGLTSPVI, translated from the coding sequence ATGAAATACATGATTTATGGGCATGGAAATGCCCTGGAACAATGCACATATTCTCTGCTCCTGCAAACATTGCCCAAGAGCGACCAAGCCTTATTTGCAATGGCAGGAAATAGTGCGCTGCTTGCAAAAATGCAAAATGTTTATGTTGTCAAGACATTAGATGATGCAATCTCTTTAGCAACAGATGAAAAAGTAGATCTTGTCATCCTCTTGAGTCCGGTTCCTTTGATGGCAGGTGTTGCCGATGCTTTTCAGAAAGCTGGATTTGATGTCTTTGGGCTGCCTCAAAATGTTACTAAGTTAGAGTCCAGCAAAGCTTTCGGCAAGCAGTTCATGCGCGATTATGCAATTCCTTGTGCGGACTCGTTTGAAACCACAAATTTGGAAGAGGCTAAGAAATTTCTGGAATTGAACTGGCAAGATCGAACTCGTCAGTATGTAATTAAATCTGACAGTTTTGATACGAATGCCTCAAAGCGAGTGATTCTACCCTCGTCATTGGATGAAGCTGTGTTTGCTGTTGAAGGAATGCTCAACTCTTCTAGAACAGATTCCAGTTCTGTAGTTATTGAAGAGCGCCTTTATGGATCTGAGTTGTCTGTACACGTCTTTTTTGATGGCAAAAGTTACCATATTCTGCCCCAGGTTAGTGATTTCAAGCGCCTGCTCGATCGCGATCGCGGGCCCAATACCCAAGGTGTAGGAGCGCTAGCCACAACTAACTATTCCTCTGCCGATCTCTTGACGGAATTACGTACTCAAATTATTGAACCGACTCTTGAGGGCATTCAAAAAACTTGGGATGATTACCGCTACATCTTGTACATTGGCGTTATTGCTACCGAGTCGGGTTTGAAGGTTCTGGAGTTCAATACTCGACCGGGAAGTCCGGAGTGGATTGCGTTGCTTCAGCTTCTTGACTCACCTTTGAACGAAATTATCAATGCAATTCAACAGCAAAAGCTGAGTAACACTGAAATCAAATGGAAACAAGGCTTTGGTGGTGCCCTATTTGCTCTTTCCTATGGATATCCTCTGATTGAGCGTGAGTATTTTGAGAGTATTGTTGGTGTAGAAAAAATTGACGAGACAGTCGAAGTTTACGGTGACGGAATTAAGCAAAACTGCGATCGCTTAGAGGTGAATGGTGGTCGAGTCCTAGCCGTTGCTGGCTTTTCTCAAGACATCAACTCTCTAAGAAACAATATTTACGAAAATATCTGCAAAGTACGCTTTAATGGCATGTTCTATCGCAGCGATCTTGGTCTGACATCTCCAGTTATTTAG